GGACAAGGTCGCCCGCGGTCAGCAGGAGCTCAACACCCTGCGCGACCAGATCGGTTCGGTCGCCACCGCGCAGTACCGCTCCGGTGGCATCGACCCGGCGCTCCAGCTCTTCCTCTCCGCCGACCCGGACACCTACCTCGACAAGGCGTCCGCGATCGACCAGCTGAGCGCCCAGCAGGCCGACGTCCTCACCTCGATCCAGGCCAAGCAGCGGACCCTCGCGCAGCAGCGCGCCGAGGCGACCACGAAGCTGGCCGACCTCGAGGACGTCCGCAAGACGCTCGGCGAGAAGAAGAAGAAGTACCAGGGCAAGCTCGCCGACGCGCGACAGCTCCTCAACACCCTCACGGCGGCCGAGAAGGCCAAGCTGGAGCAGGAGGAGCGGGCGAAGGAGCAGCGGGCCAGCCGCGCTGCCAACGAGCGGGTCGACCTGGGCAACGAGGCCCCCGCTTCCGGTCTGGGCGGCCGGGCGCTCGCCGCCGCCGCCACGCAGATCGGCAAGCCGTACGCCTCCGGCCAGGAGGGCCCGAACTCGTACGACTG
The sequence above is a segment of the Streptomyces sp. NBC_01255 genome. Coding sequences within it:
- a CDS encoding C40 family peptidase; this translates as MASHRRPKQPSRARVTVLTAAAAAAVALSAQSGAQAAPKPKIDEVKSKVDELHHEAEEATEQYNQAEERRGKLQEEISNLQDKVARGQQELNTLRDQIGSVATAQYRSGGIDPALQLFLSADPDTYLDKASAIDQLSAQQADVLTSIQAKQRTLAQQRAEATTKLADLEDVRKTLGEKKKKYQGKLADARQLLNTLTAAEKAKLEQEERAKEQRASRAANERVDLGNEAPASGLGGRALAAAATQIGKPYASGQEGPNSYDCSGLTQWAYGQAGANISRVTYTQQNDGQKIGRSQLAPGDLVFFNGLSHVGLYVGNNTILHAPKPGANVRYESMSYMGTFQFGVRVGG